In Thauera aromatica K172, one DNA window encodes the following:
- a CDS encoding lipopolysaccharide kinase InaA family protein — MPVSACSGPARPFIHWWNTRGEWVEAPNVRRGGNSGVQLLRGETGSLLYVKRQTGHVHRSLRHPFGRPTVLREAEALRALATLEVPVPTLTYCGARNQDGQWQAILVTEALEGYINLDAWYRQPHDPATRAAMLRELARTLARMHRGHWQHGCLYPKHIFVRSTENSAAVDVALLDLEKARRRLLPRLASRHDLAQLDRHRSPMPDADWRDLLGHYQRAMASRSPP, encoded by the coding sequence ATGCCGGTAAGCGCCTGCAGCGGGCCTGCCCGGCCTTTCATCCACTGGTGGAACACCCGGGGCGAGTGGGTCGAGGCACCGAATGTCCGCCGCGGCGGCAACAGCGGAGTGCAGCTGCTGCGCGGCGAAACGGGATCGTTGCTGTACGTGAAGCGGCAAACGGGCCATGTCCACCGTTCCCTGCGCCATCCTTTCGGCCGCCCCACGGTGCTGCGCGAGGCCGAAGCCCTGCGCGCCCTCGCCACTCTCGAAGTGCCTGTGCCGACGCTGACCTACTGCGGCGCCCGCAACCAGGACGGCCAGTGGCAGGCAATCCTCGTCACCGAGGCGCTCGAGGGCTACATCAACCTCGACGCCTGGTACCGCCAGCCGCACGACCCCGCCACCCGGGCGGCGATGTTGCGCGAACTTGCGCGAACGCTCGCCCGGATGCATCGCGGCCACTGGCAGCACGGCTGCCTCTATCCCAAGCACATTTTCGTGCGCAGCACGGAAAACAGCGCCGCGGTGGATGTCGCCCTGCTCGATCTGGAAAAGGCCCGCCGCCGGCTCCTGCCGCGGCTGGCGTCACGCCACGACCTCGCTCAGCTCGACCGCCACCGCAGCCCAATGCCCGACGCCGACTGGCGGGATCTCCTCGGCCATTACCAGCGCGCCATGGCTTCGCGGTCCCCGCCCTGA
- a CDS encoding phosphotransferase: MKTCSHEAFVDLTREATVIERDSHGPKVMVLADGSYLKLFRRKRLLSSASWYPYAQRFVDNVQALRARGIPCPEVIDCFRVPAAGRDVVHYRPLPGTTLRQLIAGEQADPGLRQVLGRFIATLHERGIYFRSIHLGNVVLTAERRLGLIDVADMKTGRRPLSSWRRRRNAKHLLRIKVDRAWILGGDEGAALSAGYREVAQRPFPLGSA, from the coding sequence GTGAAGACCTGCAGCCACGAGGCATTCGTCGACCTCACCCGGGAGGCCACCGTCATCGAGCGAGACAGCCATGGGCCGAAGGTCATGGTGCTGGCCGACGGCAGCTACCTGAAGCTGTTCCGGCGCAAGCGCCTGCTCAGTTCGGCAAGCTGGTACCCGTATGCACAACGCTTCGTCGACAACGTGCAGGCCCTGCGCGCGCGCGGCATTCCCTGCCCCGAAGTCATCGACTGCTTCCGCGTGCCGGCGGCCGGCCGCGACGTCGTCCATTACCGCCCGCTGCCGGGCACAACGCTTCGTCAGCTGATCGCCGGGGAACAGGCGGATCCCGGCCTGCGCCAGGTGCTCGGCCGTTTCATCGCCACCCTGCACGAGCGGGGCATCTATTTCCGCTCGATCCACCTCGGCAATGTCGTCCTCACCGCGGAACGCCGGCTCGGCCTGATCGATGTCGCGGACATGAAAACCGGGCGCCGCCCGCTATCGTCCTGGCGCCGCCGGCGCAATGCGAAACACCTGCTGCGGATCAAGGTGGATCGAGCCTGGATTCTCGGCGGGGATGAGGGGGCGGCGTTGAGCGCGGGATATCGCGAGGTGGCGCAGCGACCGTTTCCGCTCGGCTCCGCTTGA
- the msbA gene encoding lipid A export permease/ATP-binding protein MsbA has protein sequence MTSPADPASSSLRIYFRLLGYVRPYIGTFAVSILGFIVFASSQPMLAAVMKYFVDGLTDPAAALDVGVALVDGVALMKAVPLMIVLIALWQGLGSYLGNYFLARVSLGLVHDLRVRLFDSLLRLPNRYYDAHNTGHLISRITFNVTMVTGAATDAIKIVFREGLTAIFLVIYLLWMNAKLTLVMVAVLPVIGVLVNIASRKFRKQAKKIQVAMGDVTHVASETIQGYRVVRSFGGEAYESGRFAAASANNTRKQLRMVRTNAIFTPSLQLVTYAAMAVVLFLVLLLRGDSSAGDLVAYITAAGLLPKPIRQLSEVSSTIQRGVAGAESIFEQLDETPEVDDGTVERERVEGRIEVRGLAFRYPGAERPVLHDIAFDVAPGQMVALVGRSGSGKTTLANLIPRFYHYEDGQILIDGVEARAYRLRNLRRHIALVTQQVTLFNDTVANNIAYGDLAGAPRAAIEAAAEAAYAKEFIDRLPQGFDTEIGENGVTLSGGQRQRLAIARALLKDAPILILDEATSALDTESERHIQGALDHATAGRTTLVIAHRLSTIEKADLILVMDQGRIVERGTHAGLLAAGGAYARLHAMQFRDEG, from the coding sequence ATGACTTCTCCCGCCGATCCGGCATCGTCCAGCCTCCGGATCTACTTCCGCCTGCTGGGCTATGTGCGGCCCTACATCGGCACCTTCGCCGTCAGCATTCTGGGCTTCATCGTTTTCGCCTCGTCGCAGCCGATGCTGGCTGCGGTGATGAAGTATTTCGTCGACGGCCTCACCGACCCGGCGGCGGCGCTGGACGTGGGCGTGGCGCTGGTCGATGGGGTGGCGTTGATGAAAGCAGTGCCGCTGATGATCGTGCTGATCGCGCTGTGGCAGGGGCTGGGGTCCTATCTCGGCAACTACTTCCTGGCCAGGGTGTCGCTGGGCCTGGTGCACGATCTGCGCGTGCGCCTGTTCGACAGCCTGCTCCGGCTGCCCAACCGCTACTACGACGCGCACAACACCGGCCACCTGATCTCGCGCATCACCTTCAACGTGACCATGGTGACGGGGGCGGCGACCGACGCGATCAAGATCGTGTTCCGCGAGGGGCTGACGGCGATCTTCCTCGTCATCTACCTGCTGTGGATGAACGCGAAGCTTACGCTGGTGATGGTGGCGGTGCTGCCGGTGATCGGCGTGCTGGTGAATATCGCCAGCCGCAAGTTCCGCAAGCAGGCGAAGAAGATCCAGGTCGCGATGGGCGACGTCACCCATGTGGCCTCGGAAACCATCCAGGGCTATCGGGTGGTGCGCAGCTTCGGCGGTGAAGCCTACGAGTCGGGACGCTTCGCCGCGGCGAGCGCGAACAACACCCGCAAGCAGTTGCGGATGGTGAGGACCAACGCGATCTTCACCCCGAGCCTGCAGCTGGTGACCTACGCGGCGATGGCGGTGGTGCTGTTCCTGGTGCTGCTGCTGCGCGGCGACTCGAGCGCCGGCGATCTCGTTGCCTACATTACCGCGGCCGGCCTGCTGCCCAAGCCGATCCGCCAGCTCTCCGAAGTGAGCTCGACGATCCAGCGCGGCGTGGCGGGAGCGGAGAGCATTTTCGAACAGCTCGATGAGACGCCGGAAGTCGACGACGGCACCGTCGAGCGCGAGCGGGTCGAGGGGCGGATCGAGGTCCGCGGGCTGGCCTTCCGCTACCCGGGTGCGGAGCGTCCCGTGCTGCACGACATCGCCTTCGACGTCGCGCCGGGGCAGATGGTGGCGCTGGTGGGGCGCTCGGGCAGCGGAAAAACCACGCTGGCGAACCTGATCCCGCGTTTCTACCATTACGAGGACGGCCAGATCCTGATCGACGGGGTCGAGGCGCGGGCCTACCGCCTGCGCAACCTGCGCCGCCACATCGCGCTCGTGACCCAGCAGGTCACCCTGTTCAACGACACCGTGGCGAACAACATCGCCTATGGCGATCTGGCCGGGGCGCCGCGCGCGGCGATCGAGGCCGCGGCCGAAGCGGCCTATGCGAAGGAGTTCATCGATCGCCTGCCGCAGGGCTTCGACACCGAAATCGGCGAGAACGGCGTGACCCTCTCCGGCGGCCAGCGCCAGCGCCTGGCGATCGCCCGCGCGTTGCTCAAGGACGCACCGATCCTGATCCTCGACGAGGCCACCTCGGCACTCGACACCGAATCCGAGCGTCATATCCAGGGTGCGCTCGACCATGCCACCGCGGGACGCACCACGCTGGTGATCGCCCACCGCCTGTCAACGATCGAGAAGGCCGACCTGATCCTGGTGATGGATCAGGGCAGGATCGTCGAACGTGGCACCCACGCCGGACTGCTGGCGGCAGGCGGAGCGTATGCCCGCCTGCACGCGATGCAGTTCCGCGACGAAGGCTGA
- a CDS encoding LTA synthase family protein produces the protein MPEQRLPLAPSLIAPASTPAGTKIRARGGEAPDHGPSMNRPIPHAAAPISLRAHFGFLLGSVALLLSMFFLLRLALLVHNRELIDGIAPAILAEAFFNGLRFDLRLVSFICLPLVLSLASTRAMAARGAQRMWLTACASLALLLGVIELDFYREFHQRLNKLFFQYFKEDPDTVLSMVWHGFPVARYVLVWLAASALLAWLFHRLDRATHPAPAHAMKAAGHPGWRWLALLLCVVVSAAAARGTLRQGPPLRWGDAFTTDSMFANHLGLNAALTLYDATRHELSDQRKRAWLDAIADTEATRVIRELLLTPDDTLVDAGQAAVRRHYVPPAATALPVRNVVVILLESFAGRYVGALGDDSGITPHFDRLAREGLLFTRVFSNGTHTHQGMFATMACFPNLPGFEYLMQTPEGAQKFSGLPQLLGARGFDDLYVYNGDFAWDNQAGFFSNQGMTTFIGRRDFVNPVFSDPTWGVSDQDMFDRAITELRARGDKPFYALLQSLSNHSPYALPDPLPVEPVTGHGAYDQHLTAMRYSDWALGRFFEQARQLPSFKDTLFVIVGDHGFGGVEQLTDIDLLRFHVPLLLIAPGIQEKFGATRDVVGTQVDVVPTIMGRLGGATTHQCWGRDLLALPAGDAGFGVIKPSGSSQNVAILEGDTALVLSEDRQGKLYRYRVGATSAAGTFEDAARQQAMARRLEAFLHAATRSLLENTAGVTTAHATAAANPPHRPVASDR, from the coding sequence ATGCCCGAACAGCGTCTGCCCCTCGCCCCCTCCCTCATCGCACCCGCCAGCACTCCGGCCGGCACGAAGATTCGCGCGCGCGGCGGCGAAGCCCCCGACCACGGCCCGTCCATGAACCGCCCCATCCCGCACGCGGCCGCGCCGATCAGCCTGCGCGCCCACTTCGGCTTTCTCCTCGGCAGCGTCGCCCTGCTGCTGTCGATGTTCTTCCTGCTGCGCCTGGCGCTGCTGGTACACAACCGGGAACTGATCGACGGCATCGCGCCTGCCATCCTGGCCGAAGCCTTTTTCAATGGCCTGCGCTTCGATCTGCGGCTGGTGTCGTTCATCTGCCTGCCCCTGGTGCTGTCGCTCGCGAGCACGCGCGCGATGGCCGCGCGCGGCGCCCAGCGGATGTGGCTGACCGCCTGCGCCAGCCTCGCCCTGCTGCTCGGCGTCATCGAACTGGACTTCTACCGCGAATTCCACCAGCGCCTGAACAAGCTGTTCTTCCAGTATTTCAAGGAAGACCCGGATACCGTCCTGAGCATGGTCTGGCATGGCTTCCCGGTCGCCCGTTACGTCCTCGTCTGGCTGGCGGCAAGCGCCCTGCTGGCCTGGCTGTTCCACCGCCTCGACCGCGCCACGCACCCCGCTCCCGCGCACGCGATGAAGGCCGCGGGACACCCGGGCTGGCGCTGGCTGGCACTGCTGCTGTGCGTAGTGGTATCGGCGGCGGCCGCACGCGGCACGCTGCGCCAGGGACCGCCGCTGCGCTGGGGCGATGCGTTCACGACCGACTCGATGTTCGCCAACCATCTCGGCCTCAATGCGGCGCTGACGCTGTACGACGCCACCCGGCACGAGCTGTCGGACCAGCGCAAGCGCGCCTGGCTGGACGCGATCGCCGACACCGAGGCGACACGCGTCATCCGCGAGCTGCTGCTGACGCCGGACGACACCCTGGTCGACGCCGGCCAGGCCGCCGTGCGCCGCCACTACGTGCCGCCCGCGGCCACCGCGCTGCCGGTGCGTAACGTCGTCGTGATCCTGCTCGAGAGCTTCGCGGGACGTTACGTCGGCGCCCTCGGCGACGACAGCGGCATCACGCCGCACTTCGACCGGCTGGCGCGCGAAGGCCTGCTGTTTACCCGGGTGTTCTCGAACGGCACGCACACCCACCAGGGCATGTTCGCCACCATGGCCTGCTTTCCCAACCTGCCCGGCTTCGAGTACCTGATGCAGACGCCCGAGGGCGCGCAGAAATTCTCCGGCTTGCCGCAGCTGCTCGGTGCCCGTGGCTTCGACGACCTCTACGTCTACAACGGCGATTTCGCCTGGGACAACCAGGCCGGCTTCTTCAGCAACCAGGGCATGACGACCTTCATCGGCCGCAGGGACTTCGTGAACCCGGTGTTCTCGGACCCGACCTGGGGCGTTTCCGACCAGGACATGTTCGACCGCGCCATCACCGAACTGCGCGCGCGCGGCGACAAGCCCTTCTACGCCTTGCTGCAGTCGCTCTCCAACCACAGCCCCTATGCGCTGCCCGATCCGCTGCCGGTCGAACCGGTGACGGGCCACGGTGCCTACGACCAGCACCTGACCGCGATGCGCTATTCGGACTGGGCGCTGGGCCGCTTTTTCGAGCAGGCGCGGCAACTGCCCTCGTTCAAGGACACGCTGTTCGTGATCGTCGGCGATCATGGCTTCGGCGGCGTGGAACAGCTCACCGACATCGACCTGCTGCGCTTCCACGTGCCGCTGCTGCTGATCGCCCCCGGCATCCAGGAGAAGTTCGGCGCCACGCGCGACGTCGTCGGCACCCAGGTCGACGTCGTGCCGACGATCATGGGCAGGCTCGGCGGCGCAACCACCCACCAATGCTGGGGCCGCGACCTGCTCGCACTGCCTGCGGGCGACGCCGGCTTCGGCGTCATCAAGCCCTCCGGCAGCAGCCAGAACGTCGCCATCCTCGAAGGCGACACCGCTCTGGTGCTGTCCGAAGACCGCCAGGGCAAGCTCTACCGCTACCGCGTGGGCGCAACCTCCGCAGCGGGCACGTTCGAGGATGCCGCACGGCAGCAGGCCATGGCACGCCGGCTGGAAGCCTTCCTGCACGCGGCAACCCGCAGCCTGCTCGAAAACACTGCCGGAGTCACCACGGCGCACGCGACGGCCGCGGCCAACCCACCTCACCGGCCAGTTGCCAGCGACCGATGA
- a CDS encoding class I SAM-dependent methyltransferase encodes MPMKQAPVDLAFSHKYDRAHAAQYLAKHQDGLARRLSHLRDIQLARRALAQAGDPQRVLDLPCGAGRFWPLLAERPDREILAADNSESMLETALAHQPADIVRRVQTFRTSAFAIDLPDDAVDCIFCMRLLHHISDSAHRLTMLQEFHRVSRDTVILSLWVDGNYKAWKRARLERRRAAAGKTGSNANRFVVSRSVIENEFVRAGFGIIGRHDFLPGYAMWRVYVLRKAAPSCR; translated from the coding sequence ATGCCGATGAAGCAAGCACCGGTCGACCTGGCGTTCTCGCATAAATACGACCGCGCCCACGCAGCCCAGTATCTTGCCAAGCACCAGGACGGCCTCGCCCGGCGTCTGTCCCATCTGCGCGACATCCAGCTCGCGCGCCGTGCGCTCGCCCAGGCCGGCGATCCGCAGCGGGTGCTCGATCTGCCCTGCGGCGCCGGCCGCTTCTGGCCGCTGCTGGCCGAGCGTCCGGATCGCGAAATCCTCGCAGCCGACAATTCCGAATCGATGCTGGAAACGGCGCTCGCCCACCAGCCGGCCGACATCGTCCGCCGCGTCCAGACCTTTCGCACCTCGGCCTTCGCCATCGACCTTCCCGACGACGCCGTCGACTGCATCTTCTGCATGCGCCTGCTGCATCACATCAGCGACAGCGCACACCGCCTGACCATGCTGCAGGAGTTCCACCGGGTCAGCCGCGACACCGTGATCCTCTCGCTCTGGGTCGATGGCAACTACAAGGCCTGGAAGCGTGCCCGCCTCGAACGGCGCCGCGCCGCGGCGGGCAAGACCGGCAGCAATGCCAACCGCTTCGTCGTCTCCCGCAGCGTGATCGAGAATGAATTCGTCCGTGCCGGCTTCGGCATCATCGGCCGCCACGATTTCCTCCCCGGCTATGCGATGTGGCGGGTCTATGTCTTGCGCAAGGCGGCACCGTCATGCCGGTAA